One stretch of Tribolium castaneum strain GA2 chromosome 5, icTriCast1.1, whole genome shotgun sequence DNA includes these proteins:
- the Ttk gene encoding tramtrack isoform X1 has translation MSSQRFCLRWNNHQSNLLSVFDQLLHDESFVDVTLAVEGQLLRAHKMVLSACSPYFQALFVNHPDKHPIVILKDVPYSDMRSLLDFMYRGEVSVDQDRLTAFLRVAESLRIKGLTEVNEEKCDTITSSLTQQNQMNANMPHLQRLQQNKRFGNPLNMLGNALLQPKRKRGRPRKLSGSSNGTPGEDFDRGDALVQGSPEMLEVKMGMDGFTGNNSDCSTGKSDAKENDLDDNNTKAKEENEPVAGTSKEQNTFNDTKNADDFQSSEEYYDYPENNQNHTNLPSSITVEIVPSVKQETVIISTEAARNMLSESVEQEEQLEKGMEPNAGVHFLTDDECALMADNYEKKKNELLEYLTRHDGSVVCKLCGEVLASRTHWYRHKYKLHVNNLVNPAPLFKCTHCNVFFKSRKGYMGHISARHSENMEQHEELNISIKEEVVETSEPPKTKKKEGKSADWEEQRVKEEKLVADIIDRVRRECEAQGAAVSRRGYSRRSTVMNSCN, from the exons ATGTCTTCCCAACGTTTCTGTCTGAGATGGAACAACCATCAGTCGAATTTGTTGTCAGTATTCGACCAACTCCTACACGACGAAAGTTTCGTCGATGTCACGTTGGCCGTGGAAGGACAATTGTTGCGTGCCCACAAAATGGTCCTTTCGGCGTGCAGTCCCTACTTCCAGGCGCTGTTCGTCAACCATCCCGACAAACACCCCATCGTTATCCTTAAGGACGTCCCATACAGCGATATGCGCTCCTTACTGGACTTCATGTACAGAGGGGAGGTCAGCGTCGACCAGGACAGACTCACAGCCTTCCTGCGGGTCGCTGAAAGTCTGCGGATAAAG GGTCTGACAGAGGTGAACGAAGAGAAATGTGATACAATAACGTCGTCTTTGACGCAACAAAACCAAATGAACGCCAACATGCCACATCTGCAAAGACTGCAACAGAACAAGAGGTTCGGCAACCCGCTCAACATGCTCGGCAATGCTCTTCTCCAGCCGAAGAGGAAGCGCGGACGGCCTCGGAAACTCTCGGGGAGTTCGAACGGCACCCCAGGCGAGGACTTCGACAGGGGCGATGCCCTGGTGCAGGGCAGCCCCGAAATGCTCGAAGTCAAAATGGGAATGGACGGATTCACGGGAAACAACTCCGACTGCAGCACGGGCAAGTCGGACGCGAAGGAAAACGATCTGGACGATAACAATACCAAAGCTAAGGAAGAAAACGAACCGGTCGCCGGCACCTCCAAGGAACAGAACACGTTTAACGACACGAAAAACGCCGACGATTTTCAGTCTTCCG AGGAATACTACGACTACCCCGAAAATAACCAAAACCACACTAACCTACCCTCGTCCATAACCGTGGAGATCGTCCCCTCCGTGAAGCAGGAAACGGTGATAATATCGACGGAGGCCGCGCGTAATATGCTTAGCGAGTCCGTCGAGCAGGAGGAGCAGCTCGAGAAGGGGATGGAACCCAACGCTGGGGTGCACTTTTTGACGGACGATGAGTGTGCCCTCATGGCCGACAACTACGAGAAGAAGAAGAACGAACTTTTGGAGTATTTGACGCGACACGATGGAAGTGTTGTTTGTAAACTCTGTGGTGAAGTTCTCGCCTCGCGAACGCATTGGTACAGACATAAGTATAAGTTGCATGTGAATAACTTGGTGAATCCGGCGCCCTTGTTCAAATGCACGCATTGCAACGTGTTTTTCAAGAGTCGGAAGGGCTACATGGGGCACATATCGGCGAGACACTCGGAGAACATGGAGCAGCACGAGGAGCTCAATATCAGCATCAAGGAGGAGGTGGTGGAGACGTCGGAGCCGCCCAAAACCAAGAAAAAAGAG GGCAAGTCGGCCGACTGGGAGGAGCAGCGAGTCAAGGAGGAGAAGCTGGTGGCGGATATAATCGACCGAGTCCGGCGCGAGTGCGAGGCCCAGGGGGCTGCCGTGAGCCGGCGGGGCTACAGCCGGAGGTCCACCGTCATGAACTCCTGCAATTAG
- the Ttk gene encoding tramtrack isoform X3, producing MSSQRFCLRWNNHQSNLLSVFDQLLHDESFVDVTLAVEGQLLRAHKMVLSACSPYFQALFVNHPDKHPIVILKDVPYSDMRSLLDFMYRGEVSVDQDRLTAFLRVAESLRIKGLTEVNEEKCDTITSSLTQQNQMNANMPHLQRLQQNKRFGNPLNMLGNALLQPKRKRGRPRKLSGSSNGTPGEDFDRGDALVQGSPEMLEVKMGMDGFTGNNSDCSTGKSDAKENDLDDNNTKAKEENEPVAGTSKEQNTFNDTKNADDFQSSDSPQAGKLLSPKQEPGEGATPEPRLSASDSLNNNAPASSGAPMSAPTSGRQPVKRRARRRATSQSQDPAEQLTEMSVRGLNLFRYASINEGVYQCTECAKVDVQKTFKNKYSFQRHAFLYHEGHQRKVFPCPVCQKEFSRPDKMKNHMKTVHDCFMPKDVVFPPMGFFPIP from the exons ATGTCTTCCCAACGTTTCTGTCTGAGATGGAACAACCATCAGTCGAATTTGTTGTCAGTATTCGACCAACTCCTACACGACGAAAGTTTCGTCGATGTCACGTTGGCCGTGGAAGGACAATTGTTGCGTGCCCACAAAATGGTCCTTTCGGCGTGCAGTCCCTACTTCCAGGCGCTGTTCGTCAACCATCCCGACAAACACCCCATCGTTATCCTTAAGGACGTCCCATACAGCGATATGCGCTCCTTACTGGACTTCATGTACAGAGGGGAGGTCAGCGTCGACCAGGACAGACTCACAGCCTTCCTGCGGGTCGCTGAAAGTCTGCGGATAAAG GGTCTGACAGAGGTGAACGAAGAGAAATGTGATACAATAACGTCGTCTTTGACGCAACAAAACCAAATGAACGCCAACATGCCACATCTGCAAAGACTGCAACAGAACAAGAGGTTCGGCAACCCGCTCAACATGCTCGGCAATGCTCTTCTCCAGCCGAAGAGGAAGCGCGGACGGCCTCGGAAACTCTCGGGGAGTTCGAACGGCACCCCAGGCGAGGACTTCGACAGGGGCGATGCCCTGGTGCAGGGCAGCCCCGAAATGCTCGAAGTCAAAATGGGAATGGACGGATTCACGGGAAACAACTCCGACTGCAGCACGGGCAAGTCGGACGCGAAGGAAAACGATCTGGACGATAACAATACCAAAGCTAAGGAAGAAAACGAACCGGTCGCCGGCACCTCCAAGGAACAGAACACGTTTAACGACACGAAAAACGCCGACGATTTTCAGTCTTCCG ATTCGCCGCAGGCCGGCAAGCTGCTGAGCCCCAAGCAGGAGCCGGGCGAGGGCGCGACGCCGGAGCCCCGCTTGAGCGCCAGCGACAGCCTGAACAACAACGCCCCAGCGTCGAGCGGGGCCCCCATGTCGGCGCCGACGTCGGGACGCCAGCCGGTGAAACGTCGGGCGCGCCGCCGCGCCACCTCCCAGAGCCAGGACCCCGCCGAGCAGCTGACGGAGATGTCCGTCCGGGGGCTCAATCTCTTCCGCTACGCCTCCATCAACGAGGGCGTGTATCAGTGCACGGAGTGCGCCAAAGTGGACGTCCAGAAGACGTTCAAAAACAAGTACAGCTTCCAGCGGCACGCGTTCCTCTACCACGAAGGACACCAGCGCAAAGTGTTTCCGTGCCCCGTGTGCCAGAAGGAGTTCTCTAGACCcgacaaaatgaaaaatcacATGAAGACTGTACACGATTGTTTTATGCCCAAAGACGTCGTGTTCCCTCCGATGGGGTTTTTTCCGATACCGTGA
- the Ttk gene encoding tramtrack (The RefSeq protein has 1 substitution compared to this genomic sequence), whose protein sequence is MSSQRFCLRWNNHQSNLLSVFDQLLHDESFVDVTLAVEGQLLRAHKMVLSACSPYFQALFVNHPDKHPIVILKDVPYSDMRSLLDFMYRGEVSVDQDRLTAFLRVAESLRIKGLTEVNEEKCDTITSSLTQQNQMNANMPHLQRLQQNKRFGNPLNMLGNALLQPKRKRGRPRKLSGSSNGTPGEDFDRGDALVQGSPEMLEVKMGMDGFTGNNSDCSTGKSDAKENDLDDNNTKAKEENEPVAGTSKEQNTFNDTKNADDFQSSDSPQAGKLLSPKQEPGEGATQEPRLSASDSLNNNAPASSGAPMSAPTSGRQPVKRRARRRATSQSQDPAEQLTEMSVRGLNLFRYASINEGVYQCTECAKVDVQKTFKNKYSFQRHAFLYHEGHQRKVFPCPVCQKEFSRPDKMKNHMKTVHDCFMPKDVVFPPMGFFPIP, encoded by the exons ATGTCTTCCCAACGTTTCTGTCTGAGATGGAACAACCATCAGTCGAATTTGTTGTCAGTATTCGACCAACTCCTACACGACGAAAGTTTCGTCGATGTCACGTTGGCCGTGGAAGGACAATTGTTGCGTGCCCACAAAATGGTCCTTTCGGCGTGCAGTCCCTACTTCCAGGCGCTGTTCGTCAACCATCCCGACAAACACCCCATCGTTATCCTTAAGGACGTCCCATACAGCGATATGCGCTCCTTACTGGACTTCATGTACAGAGGGGAGGTCAGCGTCGACCAGGACAGACTCACAGCCTTCCTGCGGGTCGCTGAAAGTCTGCGGATAAAG GGTCTGACAGAGGTGAACGAAGAGAAATGTGATACAATAACGTCGTCTTTGACGCAACAAAACCAAATGAACGCCAACATGCCACATCTGCAAAGACTGCAACAGAACAAGAGGTTCGGCAACCCGCTCAACATGCTCGGCAATGCTCTTCTCCAGCCGAAGAGGAAGCGCGGACGGCCTCGGAAACTCTCGGGGAGTTCGAACGGCACCCCAGGCGAGGACTTCGACAGGGGCGATGCCCTGGTGCAGGGCAGCCCCGAAATGCTCGAAGTCAAAATGGGAATGGACGGATTCACGGGAAACAACTCCGACTGCAGCACGGGCAAGTCGGACGCGAAGGAAAACGATCTGGACGATAACAATACCAAAGCTAAGGAAGAAAACGAACCGGTCGCCGGCACCTCCAAGGAACAGAACACGTTTAACGACACGAAAAACGCCGACGATTTTCAGTCTTCCG ATTCGCCGCAGGCCGGCAAGCTGCTGAGCCCCAAGCAGGAGCCGGGCGAGGGCGCGACGCCGGAGCCCCGCTTGAGCGCCAGCGACAGCCTGAACAACAACGCCCCAGCGTCGAGCGGGGCCCCCATGTCGGCGCCGACGTCGGGACGCCAGCCGGTGAAACGTCGGGCGCGCCGCCGCGCCACCTCCCAGAGCCAGGACCCCGCCGAGCAGCTGACGGAGATGTCCGTCCGGGGGCTCAATCTCTTCCGCTACGCCTCCATCAACGAGGGCGTGTATCAGTGCACGGAGTGCGCCAAAGTGGACGTCCAGAAGACGTTCAAAAACAAGTACAGCTTCCAGCGGCACGCGTTCCTCTACCACGAAGGACACCAGCGCAAAGTGTTTCCGTGCCCCGTGTGCCAGAAGGAGTTCTCTAGACCcgacaaaatgaaaaatcacATGAAGACTGTACACGATTGTTTTATGCCCAAAGACGTCGTGTTCCCTCCGATGGGGTTTTTTCCGATACCGTGA
- the Ttk gene encoding tramtrack isoform X2 → MSSQRFCLRWNNHQSNLLSVFDQLLHDESFVDVTLAVEGQLLRAHKMVLSACSPYFQALFVNHPDKHPIVILKDVPYSDMRSLLDFMYRGEVSVDQDRLTAFLRVAESLRIKGLTEVNEEKCDTITSSLTQQNQMNANMPHLQRLQQNKRFGNPLNMLGNALLQPKRKRGRPRKLSGSSNGTPGEDFDRGDALVQGSPEMLEVKMGMDGFTGNNSDCSTGKSDAKENDLDDNNTKAKEENEPVAGTSKEQNTFNDTKNADDFQSSGDKDRSSPNNIHCIDFNSSLHEEYNLPYQDTSTSDIELDDLDSNYETLDIKLDPKMVLDGFSDKKKRKSLSLMDVEDFASYDIVLDDPSYDFKTLKYVNYSKKISDPDKSARDFCVREKDNLYRCTVCGRVYTHISNFCRHYMTSHKLDVKMFSCPVCCKDFTRKDNMLAHLKIIHKQNMS, encoded by the exons ATGTCTTCCCAACGTTTCTGTCTGAGATGGAACAACCATCAGTCGAATTTGTTGTCAGTATTCGACCAACTCCTACACGACGAAAGTTTCGTCGATGTCACGTTGGCCGTGGAAGGACAATTGTTGCGTGCCCACAAAATGGTCCTTTCGGCGTGCAGTCCCTACTTCCAGGCGCTGTTCGTCAACCATCCCGACAAACACCCCATCGTTATCCTTAAGGACGTCCCATACAGCGATATGCGCTCCTTACTGGACTTCATGTACAGAGGGGAGGTCAGCGTCGACCAGGACAGACTCACAGCCTTCCTGCGGGTCGCTGAAAGTCTGCGGATAAAG GGTCTGACAGAGGTGAACGAAGAGAAATGTGATACAATAACGTCGTCTTTGACGCAACAAAACCAAATGAACGCCAACATGCCACATCTGCAAAGACTGCAACAGAACAAGAGGTTCGGCAACCCGCTCAACATGCTCGGCAATGCTCTTCTCCAGCCGAAGAGGAAGCGCGGACGGCCTCGGAAACTCTCGGGGAGTTCGAACGGCACCCCAGGCGAGGACTTCGACAGGGGCGATGCCCTGGTGCAGGGCAGCCCCGAAATGCTCGAAGTCAAAATGGGAATGGACGGATTCACGGGAAACAACTCCGACTGCAGCACGGGCAAGTCGGACGCGAAGGAAAACGATCTGGACGATAACAATACCAAAGCTAAGGAAGAAAACGAACCGGTCGCCGGCACCTCCAAGGAACAGAACACGTTTAACGACACGAAAAACGCCGACGATTTTCAGTCTTCCG GCGACAAAGACCGTTCCTCCCCCAACAATATCCACTGTATAGACTTTAACTCGTCGCTGCACGAAGAGTACAATTTGCCATATCAGGACACCTCCACATCCGACATAGAGTTAGACGATTTGGACTCGAACTATGAGACTCTCGATATTAAACTAGATCCAAAGATGGTCCTCGACGGCTTCTCCGACAAGAAGAAACGCAAAAGTTTGAGTCTTATGGACGTGGAGGACTTTGCCAGCTATGATATAGTCCTGGACGACCCCTCCTACGACTTCAAAACCCTCAAATACGTcaattattcgaaaaaaatcaGCGACCCGGACAAATCAGCAAGGGACTTTTGCGTTCGAGAGAAGGATAATTTGTACCGATGCACAGTTTGTGGCCGGGTTTACACGCACATTAGCAATTTTTGCCGACATTACATGACGTCGCATAAACTAGACGTGAAGATGTTCTCGTGTCCGGTGTGTTGCAAGGATTTTACGCGCAAAGATAACATGTTGGCGCACCTGAAAATCATACACAAGCAGAATATGAGCTAG